TGCGGATCAGGTCTACCAGTACTTTTTCGGAATGAGTAATGAAATATTGATTCGGTGAAGTACCTACCTGAAACTGCCTCACCGGCTTGTCCAGAGAGGGCACTGTCCGATATTTCTTCTGCAGCACCTCGCGTGCTATACCCATAAAGAGTTATGCTCGCTTTTTATTCAGAGATAATTTCGTCATGTCTGGCACACTAGTATGCCAGGCGTAAAAATCCCATTACTTGATCGGTCTACCCGACCAAAATACGCGCTTTAGATCCAATATAAAGGACCGGAGTTTCCGGATATTCAACTGTTAATTACAGGATTACAGATGATTATAGCTGTAATTGGGATTCTGTCAATATCTTTTGTTCAAAATAGAACAAGTTATGACAGATTTGGTTATTAGTTTATCTTTCCCGTAATTAACCGCGTGCGAACTCCAGTCCTTTGTGCATCAGCTCATTATTTGCTACAGTGTAATGCACTCCAGGTCAAACACCTTCGAGACCATTTCTAGCTCATTCAAATTGTGCCCGGTGGTGATGATGTAATGGTGTGAAACCAGGTCATCCACCAGCTTCTTGCCATTCGGCACACGAATAACCGCCCCGTTCAGGCAATGAGAATTCTCAAAACCGGCATATTTGGGCAGGCTGCCTTCCACGATTGACCAGCGATCAAATGGCGGCATTAACTTCACCAAGGTGATGTCTCCTTCGGCGAGGCGTGCATCGATGGCTGTGGCGTTGTCATCCACGATTGCCAGGACCTTTTCCTTGAGCGTCCATTCGGTTGAGAATGATTGGGGTACCACACCAAGGTAGCCGCAGTGGGCAGCCAGGATATAGTCTTCTGGTGCGCCTTCCACCTCGGGGAAGTATGGGATATGCTCGTGCTTTAATGCCGCATAGCCCATCTGAAATGGATAAAGGTTAGTCATCATAAATGGCACATCGATGGTCTTACCGATCAAGATCTTGGTCATCATTGAGACCAGGTCAGCCTCGCAGCCCCATACCAGGCGCTGGTCTTCATAGAGGAAGTTCCAGGCCAGGCAGGGGGTGGTATCGGAAAACATGGATTCATTAAGGCAGTTGATGCCGGCTGCGAGGATATCCGGGTCCTGGTCGAGATCATTTTTTACCGCCAGGTAAACCTTTACCGCGCTCAAAATGGCGCGACTGGTGAGCTTACCGATCGGAGTAGTTGCTTTACGCCGGTCCCATTCTATTTGGGCGGTATCATCTGGTATGGCACTGGCTCGCTTGCCTAACTCCTTGAAGCTCTTCTTGATTACCTTGACGCCATATTTTTCCTCGATGGCTGTGATGCATTCCGGCTCCCACCAGTAGAAGCGCTTGAAGATCTCATCCTGGTTGCCGCCACCGCTGGCAGGCTCGTCCTGGTAGACAAGGAGTTTCGATTGTTTCAGCTGTCGCCTTAGTGCAAAAGCCCGGCAGACCTGCTTGGTTTTTTCAAGGTTCGTTGGGCCGATCACCTTGATACCCTTGGCGGCCAGGAAACTGTTGATCTCCCAATCCCACATGGATACGGTCCCAAATTCAGAGGTGACGATCAGCAAAGGCTGGGGGAGTTTTTTGATTTTCTCCACCTCGCGGAAGGCTGCCCCCAGCATTTCCGGGAAGATAACACCGTCCGTATCGGGTAGGGGAGCTCCCAACAGTACCGGCTCTAATATCTCTGCATCCTCGGCTAGCAGCTCGTGCAGCTTATGCAGCTGGGTAGCGAAATCTGGCGCATCGGGCGACTTGTAGTAAATGGGGACAAGTTTTGCTTTCATGATACTCTCCTAATCACACATCATTTGCTCTGTTACCGGCTAAGGTCAAATAAAGGAGGAACAGGATGCTGGTGCAGCCTGCCCCTCCACGTCGAGTAGCCTTTATCGATTGGGCAACCAAAAACACATTTACTTAATATCAGCAACCGTTACTTTTTTACCTGTCTCGGCAGATTTAATTCCTGCTTCCAAAACCTGCATGGCCTTCATTCCGTCATAGAAGTTCGGTGCGATCTTGGTGCCTTTCTCAATGGCACCCAGGAAATCCACCATGGCATGCACAAATTCGTGCTCGTAACCAATGATGTGACCGGGCGGCCACCAGGCTGCTACGTATGGGTGGGTGGAATTGGTCACCAGGATGGTCCGGAAGCCCTGTTCATCGGCTGTATCTGACAGGTCAAGGTACTGAAGTTCATTCATGCGTTCCAGGTTGAAGACCAGACTACCCTTGCTGCCGTAGATTTCGAAGTAGTTGTAGTTCTTGCGCCCATTGGCGAAACGGCTGGCCTCGAAGGATCCCAGGGCACCGTTCTCGAATTCCACCAGCATGAAAGCGGCATCATCAACGGTGACTTTACCAACATCCGTAGCGCCGGTGCCAGCTTTGAAAGTACCTGCACCTTTACCGGGCAAGGGTCGCTCAGGGATGAAGGTCTTCATCAGGGCGGTTACAGCCTGAATGTCACCTACCAGGTAGCGCCCCAGGTCAACACTATGCGAGTTCAAATCATAGTGCGGTCCGGCACCGGCAAATTTCTTCTGCAAGTGCCAGGTCAATGGAAATTTCGGGTCGGTGATCCAGTCCTGCAAGTAAGTGCCGCGCCAGTGGTAGATCGTGCCGATCTTTCCTTCTTCGATCAACTTTTTAGCGAAGCTCACTGCTGGAGCACGGCGGTAGTTGTGGTTCAGGTAGTGTACCACACCGGCTTTTTCGGCAGCTTCGAACATTTCTTTGGCCCCGTCATAGTTCAGCGTGATCGGCTTTTCGCAGAAAATGTGCTTTCCATGTTTTGCAGCTGCAATGGCCATATCCTGGTGCAGCCAGGTTGGTGTGCAGATATCGATAATATCCACATCCTTGCGTTCGATCACTTTACGCCAATCGGTCTCGATATCTTCCCAACCCCAGTTCTTGGCAAAATTGGAGGTGCAATCCACTTCTGTGTCACACGCTACCTTCAACACTGGCTCAATTCCCAATTGGAAGAACTTTGGCGCCTGTCTCCAGCCGTTGCTGTGGGCTTTACCCATGAAGCCGGTTCCAATAATGGCTACGTTTAGTTTTTTCAAGGCATGCTCTCCTTTTTCTAAAATATTCCCGTTTCTGCCTAATTTAAAGCTGCCGCAATTCTCTTCAATTCCGTGACGCTTAGGGCAACCGCTTCATCCTCGCGTTCCGTCCAATCAGTGTGCGGGTGATCGATTTCTACGGCCAGGAAGCCCTTGAAATTGGCCTTATGAAGCATTTCAGCCAGCGCCTGGTTATTAATCAGGCCCATTCCCACCGGAACGCCGGCAAAGAAATGCCAGTCGGTTGGCTTGGCATTCTTGTCGGGCATAAGGTCCTTGACGTGCGTTGCCAGGGTATGCGGGGCGAGTTTTTCCATGCCTTTGACGGGGTCATCCAGCAGGCGCAAGAAGTTGCCGGTATCAAAATTCAATCCGAAATATTCCGAATCGACTGATTCCATCAGTTGGAGGATTTCCGCCGAGGTAAAGTCGATATGATTCTCAACCGCCAGCTTTACACCGTGGTCTTTAGCTACTACCACTGCTTGCTTGAACATCTTGACCAGTGCTTCGATTTGCGGACCATGCGGTTCATGGCGGAACATCAGGCTGCTGCCGACCACGCGCATCACGTCGGCGCCGATCTGGACGGCGTTTGGGATGCCTGCCACCATCTCGTCGTAGGCGGTCCAATTCTGACCACGTTCGAGGCCATCCGGGTGCCCCCAAGCATAGACACGATCGAATTTATACTCATCCAGCTGGGCTTTCAAGTCTTTAAACCATGCCTTGTCGACTCCCGTGGGGAAGAAGCACGATTCGAGCGAAACCCCATCCACGCCAAGCTCCCTGGCACGTTTCAGGAAATCCTGCATGGTCATATTCTTGGCAGGTGGTTTTTGATCTGGGTAAACCTCACCAAAAAAACGATGGTAACAATAACTGTCGATGCCAACTTTCATTTTATGCCTCCTGAATTAAGTATGGTGAACTTATGATTATGGTTTCCATATAGGATATTCGGTTTTATTTAGCCCATTGATAAGCCTGGATGATCCGATTGGATAAACAACAAAATTGTCTACTTGTCATTACAGGATAACATTATTATAACGATTAAGTCTTCATCGTTCAAGTTAAGATAGTGTCCCTTATTGAGATACTGATATTGAATGTAGGCACTTCTGCGAACTCTGAAATCGCGCTCATCTCTACTTATTCAGATCCAATCTTCAGCCGCTTCGGAAACATTGCCTCGCAAATTTATAAATTATATTGTTTAATTATTATCGTTTGCGAAGATAATTATACTGCCTTCCTTTTATGCCTTCGATGAGTCTGGTTTCTCACCCTTCTATTGACATGTGAGGTGTTTATTCCTATAATCAGTTGTAATGACAGGATTACAACAATTTCGATGTAAGCTGAGGAGGGCAATGTGAAAGACTCTATTGATTTTGCCAGTCATATTCCTTATTACATCCAATTGATGGACATCCTGCGTGAAAAAGTCCATCTAGGTGAATGGCTTCCGGGAAGCCAGATACCGGGCGAGCAGGGTTTGTGTGAAAGTTTTCAAATCAGCCGTACGGTGGTGCGCCAGGCGCTAAGGGAATTGGAATATGAAGGTGTGATCACTCGTCAAAAAGGGAAAGGCACTTTCGTTTCGCCACCCAAGATCAGTGAAGGGCTGGCTCAGAAGTTGACCGGCTTTTACCAGGATATGGTTGAACGGGGTTTGACACCTCATTCCAAAGTGCTCCTCCAGGAGGTAAACCCCGCCAGTGAAAAAGTGGCGCGCTACCTTGGCATTGAGCCCGGCGAAAAGGTGGTGGAAATCCAGCGCTTGCGCTTTGCGAATGACGAACCAATTCAATTAGACACCACCTATATCCCGTATGAGATTTGCCCGGCAATAGCGAGTGTTGACCTGACCAATCGATCCTTGTATGAGTTTCTTGAGCAGCAATGTAATATTTTTATTGCCAGGGGTAAGCGCAACATTGAGGCGGTCTTGGCCAACGAGCACGAAGCTGCCCTGCTAGGGATTGAGCGTGGAGCTCCGCTGTTGATGCTCGATAGTGTCAGTTATGCGGAGGAGGGGCGCCCGATTGAGTATTATCACGCCTTGCACCGCGGCGACCGCTCGCGTTTTGAAGTTGAGCTGGTCAGGCGGCGCGAGTTACCCCCGAAACCGGTTGAGGTCGCTGGAAGCCGTGCATCTACTCACCAAAACCTGGCAACCAACGGTAGTTCCAGGTAGCTGAAAACCGGTCGATTTCTCAAATCCAATCTGAAGGTGGACGGAGAACACATGCAGAAAAAATACCTGATAGGCGTGGACCTTGGCACGAGCAGTACCAAAGCGGCGCTGTACCAGATTGACGGGACCCTCGTCTCGGAGGCTACGGTTGAGGTACCTATTTATTACCCCAGGCCCGGCGTGGTGGAGCAGGAAAATGAGGATTTCTATACCTCAGCTGCCCAAACCATAAAGCGCTGCATTGAAACCAGTGGGATCGCCCCCAAAGATATTGCTGGCATTGCATTTGATTCGCAGATGGCAGGTATAGGGATGATAGATGATGATTATCGCCCGGCGGGCAGGTTTGACTCGTGGCTGGATATGCGCTGCCAACCTTACATCGCCTGGATGGACAAGGAGGCTGGCGATAGGGTGACCCAGCTCACCGGCTGCCCACCCACGTGTGATCATGGCCCCAAGATGCTGTGGTGGAAGCATGAGCAGCCCGAAACCTACGCCCGCATTGCAAAGTTCTTGACGCCCTGCGGCTATGTGGCGGGCAGGTTGGCTGGGTTGAGAGGTGACCAGGCCTTCATCGACCACACCTTTATTCACTTTACTGGTTTTTCCGATGCGCAGAATACGCAATGGTCGGAAGAATTATGCAGCCGCTTTGGGTTGGATATGGATAAACTTCCCAGGATCATTGAACCCTATGCGGTGGTGGGCGAGGTGCAAGAAGGTCCGGCAAAAGAGTTCGGGCTGGCGCCAGGCACGCTCATCGCGGCTGGTGCCGGGGATACTGCCGCCAACGCCCTGGGGGCGGGCATCGTTCACGCAGGCATGCTCTTCGATGTGGCTGGCACGGCGGCCGTCCTGGCGGGCTGCACCAGCAAATTTGTAGCCGACACCCAGCACCGGGCTTTAATAACGATGCGGTCGGTAATCCCCGGCTTGTGGAACCCGCTGGCATATATCGGCGGGGGCGGGATTGCCTTGCGCTGGTACCGTGACCAATTCTTCAACCGATCCCGCGGTGAGGCCCTTCCAGTACCCGAGGTAGATCTCTACACACAGATGCTGGCCCAGGTTGAAGCTGTTGCACCGGGTGCGGATGGGCTGTTCTTCTCACCCCACCTGGGAGGCCGCATCTGTCCCTCTAGCCCGGAGATGCGCGGGGCGTGGATGGGCCTTTCCTGGTCACACACCCAGGCGCACTTCACCCGGGCAATCCTGGAAAGCATCGCCTATGAGTATGCCTATTACCTGAAAATTTTGAAGGAATCCCTGCCTGACCTGGTGCTGGTCGAGGCCCGCGTGGTAGGTGGTGGAGCCCGCAGCCCCATTTGGAACCAGATCAAGGCAGATGTGCTCAATGTACCT
The genomic region above belongs to Anaerolineales bacterium and contains:
- a CDS encoding dehydrogenase translates to MKKLNVAIIGTGFMGKAHSNGWRQAPKFFQLGIEPVLKVACDTEVDCTSNFAKNWGWEDIETDWRKVIERKDVDIIDICTPTWLHQDMAIAAAKHGKHIFCEKPITLNYDGAKEMFEAAEKAGVVHYLNHNYRRAPAVSFAKKLIEEGKIGTIYHWRGTYLQDWITDPKFPLTWHLQKKFAGAGPHYDLNSHSVDLGRYLVGDIQAVTALMKTFIPERPLPGKGAGTFKAGTGATDVGKVTVDDAAFMLVEFENGALGSFEASRFANGRKNYNYFEIYGSKGSLVFNLERMNELQYLDLSDTADEQGFRTILVTNSTHPYVAAWWPPGHIIGYEHEFVHAMVDFLGAIEKGTKIAPNFYDGMKAMQVLEAGIKSAETGKKVTVADIK
- a CDS encoding GntR family transcriptional regulator, with translation MDILREKVHLGEWLPGSQIPGEQGLCESFQISRTVVRQALRELEYEGVITRQKGKGTFVSPPKISEGLAQKLTGFYQDMVERGLTPHSKVLLQEVNPASEKVARYLGIEPGEKVVEIQRLRFANDEPIQLDTTYIPYEICPAIASVDLTNRSLYEFLEQQCNIFIARGKRNIEAVLANEHEAALLGIERGAPLLMLDSVSYAEEGRPIEYYHALHRGDRSRFEVELVRRRELPPKPVEVAGSRASTHQNLATNGSSR
- a CDS encoding xylulose kinase, which gives rise to MQKKYLIGVDLGTSSTKAALYQIDGTLVSEATVEVPIYYPRPGVVEQENEDFYTSAAQTIKRCIETSGIAPKDIAGIAFDSQMAGIGMIDDDYRPAGRFDSWLDMRCQPYIAWMDKEAGDRVTQLTGCPPTCDHGPKMLWWKHEQPETYARIAKFLTPCGYVAGRLAGLRGDQAFIDHTFIHFTGFSDAQNTQWSEELCSRFGLDMDKLPRIIEPYAVVGEVQEGPAKEFGLAPGTLIAAGAGDTAANALGAGIVHAGMLFDVAGTAAVLAGCTSKFVADTQHRALITMRSVIPGLWNPLAYIGGGGIALRWYRDQFFNRSRGEALPVPEVDLYTQMLAQVEAVAPGADGLFFSPHLGGRICPSSPEMRGAWMGLSWSHTQAHFTRAILESIAYEYAYYLKILKESLPDLVLVEARVVGGGARSPIWNQIKADVLNVPYQRLKGNEFGAWGAAMIAGKAAGLIDDLASHAEHTAILNGKPFNPSKENHEIYQPLVERYIHLEEAINQFYTV